In Argiope bruennichi chromosome X1, qqArgBrue1.1, whole genome shotgun sequence, a single window of DNA contains:
- the LOC129958353 gene encoding RILP-like protein homolog isoform X1 encodes MDKHVDSQIFVGDVYDLAAEIGKEFEKLIDVCGADTIRELMTKVIVTLEYLESSTVVVDRLQSELYDIRAKVQQLEYEKLERAEFRSKLDQELEIIEENWRKETSHLNSLVVKLQEENKRLSAIISEKDKHAPSDCKTYLSDEELVVVQKLKELTEQHRGQLILKDKELLEKSNELEKMQLELDRLSKANKELSHRNRYLQKQLYTLVEEKSDLQANIQNQQKECMDLQAKLSVAVKENMDLSSVEDQKKLDLQGKLIISLDDPNRPRFTLDELRHILFERNDLKAKISDLEDELSLHKPKNLTSSISCNTISAGVEEEDLPVQGPINKEPEDKLYPEKKKLGIRRFFHFLRRISVDSPVPLVPFSASHR; translated from the exons ATGGATAAACATGTAGATTCGCAGATATTTGTTGGTGATGTTTACGATCTTGCAGCAGAAATAGgcaaagaatttgaaaaactCATTGACGTATGTGGAGCTGACACAATTAGAGAGCTTATGACCAAAGTTATTGTGACTCTCGAATATTTAGAATCGAGTACAGTTGTAGTAGATCGTTTACAGAGTGAGCTGTATGACATAAGAGCTAAAGTTCAACAATTGGAATATGAAAAGTTGGAAAGGGCCGAATTCCGCAGTAAGTTAGACCAG gaacttgaaataattgaagaaaactgGCGTAAAGAGACTAGCCACTTAAACTCTCTTGTTGTAAAACTTCAAGAAGAAAACAAACGTTTAAGTGCCATAATATCAGAAAAAGATAAACATGCACCAAGTGattgtaaaa cATATTTATCTGATGAAGAACTCGTAGTTGTGcagaaattgaaagaattaacTGAACAGCATCGTGGACAGTTGATTTTGAAGGATAAGGAACTTCTAGAAAAGTCAAATGAACTTGAGAAG ATGCAGTTAGAACTTGATAGGCTGTCTAAGGCAAACAAAGAGCTTTCTCATCGAAACAGATATTTACAAAAGCAATTATATACATTGGTTGAAGAAAAATCGGATCTTCAAGCCAATATTCAAAACCAGCAAAAAGAATGCATGGATTTACAAGCAAAATTAAGTGTAGCTGTTAAAGAAAATATGGACCTTTCAAGTGTTGAG GATCAGAAAAAATTGGATTTGCAAGGGAAACTTATCATTAGCCTTGATGATCCGAATAGACCTCGTTTTACATTAGATGAATTGAGgcatattctttttgaaagaaatgatcTCAAAGCTAAAATTAGTGACTTAGAAGATGAATTGAGCTTACATAAGCCAAAAAATCTAACTAG CTCAATAAGTTGTAATACCATTTCGGCTGGAGTGGAAGAGGAAGATCTTCCTGTGCAAGGACCAATTAATAAAGAGCCTGAAGATAAATTGTATCCTGAGAAAAAGAAGTTAGGTATACGTAGATT ttttcattttcttcGACGAATCTCTGTGGATAGTCCTGTACCACTAGTGCCATTTTCAGCTTCCCATCGGTGA
- the LOC129958353 gene encoding RILP-like protein homolog isoform X2, with translation MDKHVDSQIFVGDVYDLAAEIGKEFEKLIDVCGADTIRELMTKVIVTLEYLESSTVVVDRLQSELYDIRAKVQQLEYEKLERAEFRSKLDQELEIIEENWRKETSHLNSLVVKLQEENKRLSAIISEKDKHAPSDCKTYLSDEELVVVQKLKELTEQHRGQLILKDKELLEKSNELEKMQLELDRLSKANKELSHRNRYLQKQLYTLVEEKSDLQANIQNQQKECMDLQAKLSVAVKENMDLSSVEDQKKLDLQGKLIISLDDPNRPRFTLDELRHILFERNDLKAKISDLEDELSLHKPKNLTSSISCNTISAGVEEEDLPVQGPINKEPEDKLYPEKKKLGIRRFFPSVTWPKLM, from the exons ATGGATAAACATGTAGATTCGCAGATATTTGTTGGTGATGTTTACGATCTTGCAGCAGAAATAGgcaaagaatttgaaaaactCATTGACGTATGTGGAGCTGACACAATTAGAGAGCTTATGACCAAAGTTATTGTGACTCTCGAATATTTAGAATCGAGTACAGTTGTAGTAGATCGTTTACAGAGTGAGCTGTATGACATAAGAGCTAAAGTTCAACAATTGGAATATGAAAAGTTGGAAAGGGCCGAATTCCGCAGTAAGTTAGACCAG gaacttgaaataattgaagaaaactgGCGTAAAGAGACTAGCCACTTAAACTCTCTTGTTGTAAAACTTCAAGAAGAAAACAAACGTTTAAGTGCCATAATATCAGAAAAAGATAAACATGCACCAAGTGattgtaaaa cATATTTATCTGATGAAGAACTCGTAGTTGTGcagaaattgaaagaattaacTGAACAGCATCGTGGACAGTTGATTTTGAAGGATAAGGAACTTCTAGAAAAGTCAAATGAACTTGAGAAG ATGCAGTTAGAACTTGATAGGCTGTCTAAGGCAAACAAAGAGCTTTCTCATCGAAACAGATATTTACAAAAGCAATTATATACATTGGTTGAAGAAAAATCGGATCTTCAAGCCAATATTCAAAACCAGCAAAAAGAATGCATGGATTTACAAGCAAAATTAAGTGTAGCTGTTAAAGAAAATATGGACCTTTCAAGTGTTGAG GATCAGAAAAAATTGGATTTGCAAGGGAAACTTATCATTAGCCTTGATGATCCGAATAGACCTCGTTTTACATTAGATGAATTGAGgcatattctttttgaaagaaatgatcTCAAAGCTAAAATTAGTGACTTAGAAGATGAATTGAGCTTACATAAGCCAAAAAATCTAACTAG CTCAATAAGTTGTAATACCATTTCGGCTGGAGTGGAAGAGGAAGATCTTCCTGTGCAAGGACCAATTAATAAAGAGCCTGAAGATAAATTGTATCCTGAGAAAAAGAAGTTAGGTATACGTAGATT CTTCCCATCGGTGACCTGGCCAAAGCTCATGTAG